From Hippea alviniae EP5-r, one genomic window encodes:
- the sdhD gene encoding succinate dehydrogenase, hydrophobic membrane anchor protein → MMYMRGFIDRYQGSGKGGDLSWLLQRVSGVALLVLLLGHFFIEHFTGAPVDYQHVAARLASPLWKVFDLTFVVFALYHGINGIFMNIEDYVHSGWRVFWKGFFWVVGILYLVLAAITILPFKG, encoded by the coding sequence ATGATGTATATGAGAGGGTTTATTGATAGATATCAAGGTTCGGGCAAAGGCGGCGATTTAAGCTGGCTTTTGCAAAGGGTGTCTGGTGTTGCACTGCTTGTTCTTTTACTTGGACACTTCTTTATAGAGCACTTTACGGGTGCACCAGTTGATTATCAGCATGTGGCTGCGAGATTAGCTTCTCCTTTGTGGAAAGTGTTTGATTTAACATTCGTTGTTTTTGCTCTCTATCACGGAATTAATGGCATATTTATGAATATTGAAGATTATGTTCACTCTGGCTGGAGAGTTTTCTGGAAGGGTTTCTTCTGGGTTGTTGGTATTCTCTATCTGGTTTTGGCAGCCATAACTATTTTGCCATTCAAAGGTTAA
- the sdhC gene encoding succinate dehydrogenase, cytochrome b556 subunit has translation MDWYRGRPHHIQYKWHEGFIAWVFHRITGLLLILYLFLHEWVISTLQNPAGFQKAMAALENPVFKLLEVGLWLVASYHAINGLRVILVNFAGAAERENYQGNVWIFWVIFAIVFVAGAIPMLMQV, from the coding sequence ATGGATTGGTATAGAGGTCGTCCGCATCATATCCAGTATAAGTGGCATGAAGGCTTTATAGCCTGGGTATTCCACAGGATTACGGGTCTTTTGTTGATTCTTTATCTGTTCTTGCATGAATGGGTAATTTCCACTCTTCAGAATCCTGCTGGATTCCAGAAGGCTATGGCAGCATTGGAGAACCCTGTTTTTAAGTTGCTTGAAGTTGGTCTGTGGTTGGTAGCAAGTTATCATGCTATCAACGGTTTAAGGGTTATCTTGGTTAATTTTGCAGGTGCAGCAGAGAGGGAGAATTACCAGGGTAATGTATGGATTTTCTGGGTAATTTTCGCGATCGTGTTTGTGGCTGGTGCAATTCCTATGCTTATGCAAGTATAA
- a CDS encoding Fe-S-containing hydro-lyase: MAEYKLTTPLTDEDIIKLKAGDKVYLSGVVYTARDAAHMRMVKALDEGKELPFDIKGQIIYYVGPSPARPGKPIGSAGPTTSYRMNPFAPRLISLGQKGMIGKGKMSDEVKQACIQYKACYFVSIGGAAAVVGSSVKEAEIIAYPELGPEAVRKLVVEDMPLFVCYDAHGNDLYEMAKKEWANKYNLA; this comes from the coding sequence ATGGCAGAGTATAAATTGACAACTCCTTTAACTGATGAAGATATAATTAAGTTAAAGGCAGGAGATAAGGTATATTTGTCTGGCGTTGTATATACGGCAAGAGATGCAGCTCATATGAGAATGGTTAAAGCGCTGGATGAAGGCAAAGAGTTGCCGTTTGATATTAAAGGTCAGATTATCTACTATGTTGGTCCTTCTCCGGCTCGCCCAGGCAAACCGATAGGTTCTGCAGGTCCAACAACGAGCTACAGAATGAACCCATTTGCTCCAAGGCTTATCTCTTTGGGTCAAAAGGGTATGATAGGCAAAGGTAAGATGAGCGATGAAGTAAAACAGGCATGCATTCAGTATAAAGCATGTTATTTTGTCTCTATTGGTGGTGCTGCTGCAGTTGTAGGGAGTTCTGTTAAGGAAGCCGAAATTATAGCTTATCCTGAACTTGGGCCTGAAGCCGTTAGAAAGCTTGTAGTAGAGGACATGCCGTTATTTGTTTGTTATGACGCTCATGGAAACGATTTGTATGAGATGGCTAAAAAGGAGTGGGCTAATAAGTATAATTTGGCTTAA
- a CDS encoding fumarate hydratase produces MAEVRNISVKDVEEAVYKLALEAAYHIPEDVLEAEKRAYEKEKSPVAKQVLETIFQNIEVSAKEEFPLCQDTGLAVIFLEVGQDVHFVDGYLVDAINKGVERAYKDGYLRKSTCHPLTRENYGNNLPAVIHTFVVPGNKVKIIFDAKGGGSESMSKVQMLKPADGRDGIIQTVVDWVIQAGPNPCPPVIVGVGIGGDFERAAVMAKHATLRKVGQPSDDPVLAEMEQEIFEKINNSGIGPAGLGGLTTCLGVHIEMEPCHIATLPLGINIACHVNRHKEIEL; encoded by the coding sequence ATGGCAGAAGTAAGAAATATAAGCGTGAAGGATGTTGAAGAGGCCGTCTACAAGCTTGCCCTTGAGGCGGCCTATCATATACCAGAGGATGTTTTAGAAGCCGAGAAGAGAGCTTATGAGAAAGAGAAATCACCGGTTGCGAAACAGGTGCTTGAGACAATTTTTCAAAATATAGAAGTGTCCGCAAAAGAGGAGTTTCCACTCTGTCAGGATACAGGTTTGGCTGTTATCTTCCTTGAAGTTGGTCAAGATGTTCACTTTGTTGACGGATATCTTGTTGATGCCATAAATAAGGGCGTTGAGAGAGCCTACAAAGATGGATATTTGAGAAAGTCAACCTGCCACCCGTTGACAAGGGAGAATTACGGCAACAACCTGCCTGCTGTTATCCATACATTTGTCGTGCCGGGCAACAAGGTAAAGATTATCTTTGATGCCAAGGGTGGCGGTAGTGAGTCGATGAGTAAGGTTCAGATGCTTAAGCCTGCTGATGGAAGAGACGGTATAATTCAGACGGTTGTTGATTGGGTTATTCAGGCAGGTCCAAACCCATGCCCACCAGTCATAGTTGGTGTTGGCATAGGCGGAGATTTTGAAAGAGCTGCTGTTATGGCAAAACATGCCACATTGAGAAAGGTTGGACAGCCAAGTGATGACCCAGTGTTAGCAGAGATGGAGCAGGAGATTTTTGAGAAAATCAACAACTCCGGTATAGGTCCTGCTGGTTTGGGTGGTTTAACAACCTGCTTGGGTGTTCATATAGAAATGGAGCCATGCCACATAGCAACACTTCCGTTGGGTATCAACATTGCCTGCCATGTGAACAGGCATAAAGAAATAGAGCTTTAA
- the mdh gene encoding malate dehydrogenase — protein MLANAKISIIGAGQVGGTTMLRIAEKELAKTVVLLDIVEGLPQGKALDEMEAAPIEGFDTEIIGTNDYKDTENSDIVIITSGMPRKPGMSRDDLLEKNVKIMKDVAEKVAKYSPDAIVIVVANPLDAMVYAAKKVGGFADNKLMGQAGCLDSTRFARFIAWEAKCSVKAVQAMTLGGHGDDMVPLTSYSTVRGVPITKIFDKETIDRLVERTRKGGGEIVSLLKTGSAFYATASAVVQMVEAIVKDTKDILPCAVKTQGKYGLDPDLFVGLPAKLGQNGVEEVVELDLTDEELAALKASADHVKELCNRIEELKLL, from the coding sequence ATGTTAGCAAATGCTAAGATTAGTATTATCGGTGCAGGTCAGGTCGGCGGAACGACCATGTTGAGAATCGCTGAGAAGGAACTTGCAAAGACAGTTGTATTGTTGGACATCGTTGAAGGTTTGCCACAGGGTAAAGCATTGGATGAGATGGAAGCAGCACCAATTGAAGGTTTTGATACTGAAATCATCGGAACAAACGATTACAAAGATACAGAGAATTCAGACATTGTAATTATCACATCTGGCATGCCAAGAAAACCGGGAATGAGCAGAGATGACCTGCTTGAAAAGAATGTTAAAATAATGAAGGATGTTGCAGAGAAGGTTGCAAAATACTCTCCTGATGCAATCGTAATCGTTGTTGCTAACCCGCTTGATGCTATGGTTTATGCAGCAAAGAAAGTTGGTGGCTTTGCAGACAATAAACTTATGGGACAGGCTGGTTGTCTTGACTCTACAAGGTTTGCAAGATTCATCGCTTGGGAAGCTAAATGTTCTGTAAAGGCTGTTCAAGCTATGACATTAGGTGGTCATGGAGATGACATGGTTCCATTAACAAGCTACTCTACAGTAAGAGGTGTTCCTATAACAAAGATTTTTGATAAAGAGACGATTGATAGGCTTGTTGAAAGAACGAGAAAGGGTGGTGGAGAAATCGTATCGCTCTTAAAGACTGGTTCTGCTTTCTATGCAACTGCTTCTGCTGTTGTTCAAATGGTTGAAGCAATCGTAAAGGATACAAAAGATATACTGCCATGCGCAGTTAAGACACAGGGCAAGTACGGACTTGACCCAGACCTGTTTGTTGGTTTGCCAGCAAAATTGGGTCAGAACGGTGTTGAAGAGGTCGTCGAGCTTGACCTTACAGATGAGGAATTGGCAGCATTAAAGGCTTCTGCTGACCATGTAAAGGAACTCTGCAATAGAATCGAGGAGCTTAAACTCTTATAA
- a CDS encoding sugar phosphate nucleotidyltransferase — MKCLIIAAGKGSRLQHKGSPKPLVKLLGLSLIERVIHSCRQAGVDDFFVVVGNQADKLVPFLKKLSEKLNVPITPIYNDKWDKYENGYSVFVAKDYINEPFLLSMSDHIVEADIVKRLINCAKKYEDAVLSLAVDTRLDNPYIDFDDVTKVKLNGESITDIGKKLSQFDGYDTGLFYLKPDVFDALKEAIDSGDSSLSAAVKLLGKQKKAKACLIEDGFWIDVDTEEAYKKCESYLLKSLKKKTDGPISYYLNRPISTFITRLLVNTNITPNQITIFSFLLSIFGSYLISIGSYLWLVIGGFVVQLSSIIDGCDGEIARLKFLSSDYGAWLDRSLDRYSDGFLIMGLTLYLFKNDHSILNIIVGFLALIGSFMVSYTAIKYDEMLKKREKRTFRIGRDLRIFIIFLGSLLNQLFLTLTLIAVIMNLESVRRIVIKY, encoded by the coding sequence ATGAAGTGTCTGATTATAGCAGCAGGAAAGGGAAGCAGGCTTCAGCATAAAGGTTCACCTAAGCCTTTGGTTAAACTGCTGGGTTTAAGTTTGATAGAAAGGGTCATCCACTCCTGCAGACAAGCGGGGGTGGATGACTTTTTTGTTGTTGTAGGTAATCAGGCTGATAAACTTGTGCCTTTTCTTAAAAAACTATCTGAGAAACTCAATGTTCCTATAACGCCAATTTACAACGATAAGTGGGATAAATATGAAAATGGTTATTCTGTTTTTGTTGCAAAGGATTACATAAACGAGCCGTTTCTTTTATCAATGAGTGATCATATTGTAGAAGCAGATATAGTAAAAAGGCTCATTAATTGCGCAAAGAAGTATGAAGACGCTGTTTTGAGTTTGGCTGTTGATACAAGATTGGATAATCCTTATATAGACTTTGACGATGTTACAAAGGTTAAGCTGAATGGCGAGTCTATAACTGACATAGGCAAAAAATTAAGCCAGTTTGATGGATACGATACAGGCCTTTTTTATCTAAAACCAGATGTTTTTGACGCCTTGAAAGAAGCAATAGATAGTGGTGATTCGTCTCTTTCTGCTGCTGTTAAGCTGCTTGGCAAACAGAAAAAAGCAAAGGCTTGTCTGATTGAAGACGGTTTTTGGATAGATGTTGATACAGAAGAAGCTTATAAAAAGTGCGAAAGTTATCTGCTTAAGAGCTTAAAAAAAAAGACTGATGGGCCAATCTCTTATTATCTTAATCGGCCTATTTCAACCTTCATAACCCGTCTGCTTGTCAATACAAACATAACTCCAAATCAGATAACTATTTTTTCGTTTTTACTTTCAATTTTTGGAAGTTATCTTATTAGCATAGGTTCTTATCTTTGGCTTGTTATTGGTGGGTTTGTAGTGCAGCTTTCTTCTATTATAGATGGCTGTGATGGTGAGATAGCAAGACTTAAATTTTTATCAAGCGATTATGGTGCTTGGCTCGATAGAAGCTTGGATAGATATTCCGATGGCTTTTTGATAATGGGTTTGACACTCTATCTTTTTAAAAATGACCATTCCATTTTGAATATTATTGTAGGCTTTTTGGCTTTGATTGGTTCTTTTATGGTGTCTTATACGGCGATTAAGTATGATGAAATGCTAAAAAAAAGAGAGAAACGGACATTTCGCATAGGTAGAGACTTAAGAATTTTTATAATTTTTTTAGGTTCTCTTCTAAATCAACTGTTTTTAACCTTGACTTTAATAGCAGTTATTATGAATTTAGAGTCAGTTAGAAGAATAGTTATTAAATATTGA
- a CDS encoding inositol-3-phosphate synthase, which translates to MGRIKVGIVGVGNCASALIQGIHYYKDKDPSEVIGLMHYDLGGYKPSDIDIVCAFDIDKRKVGKDVADAIFEKPNCTTVFCKDIPKTGTIVKMGRVLDGVSEHMKNYDEDHTFVVANEPEATKEEIVNHLKETGCEILINYLPVGSEKATQFYAECALEAGVAFFNAIPVFIASNELWAKRFEKAGIPIIGDDIKSQVGATITHRVLVDLFRRRGVKLDRTYQLNTGGNTDFLNMLNRSRLASKKISKTEAVQAVAAERLDDENIHVGPSDYVPWQKDNKICFIRMEGRLFGDVPMNLELRLSVEDSPNSAGVVIDGIRCLKLALDRNIGGVLEAPSAYFCKHPLKQFNDDEAYQLVEEFIKGNIGAKIHEVSDYSSRKGKQASA; encoded by the coding sequence ATGGGAAGGATTAAAGTCGGTATAGTGGGTGTAGGAAACTGCGCATCTGCATTAATCCAGGGTATTCACTATTATAAGGATAAAGACCCAAGCGAAGTTATAGGTCTAATGCATTACGATTTGGGTGGGTATAAGCCTTCCGACATTGATATTGTATGTGCTTTTGATATTGATAAAAGAAAAGTTGGTAAGGATGTTGCAGATGCTATATTTGAGAAGCCTAACTGCACAACAGTATTTTGCAAAGATATACCAAAAACAGGCACAATAGTAAAAATGGGACGGGTGCTTGACGGTGTTTCTGAGCACATGAAAAATTACGATGAAGACCATACTTTCGTTGTTGCAAATGAACCAGAAGCAACAAAGGAAGAGATAGTAAATCACCTTAAAGAGACTGGTTGTGAGATTTTGATTAACTATCTGCCTGTGGGTTCAGAGAAAGCCACACAATTCTATGCGGAGTGTGCTTTGGAAGCAGGTGTTGCATTTTTCAATGCAATTCCAGTATTTATAGCATCCAATGAGTTGTGGGCAAAGAGATTTGAGAAAGCGGGTATCCCAATAATAGGAGATGATATAAAGTCTCAGGTTGGAGCAACCATAACGCATAGAGTTTTGGTTGATTTGTTTAGAAGAAGGGGCGTTAAATTAGACAGAACATATCAGCTCAATACCGGTGGTAATACAGACTTCTTGAACATGCTCAACAGGTCAAGACTCGCATCCAAGAAGATTTCAAAAACAGAAGCTGTTCAGGCCGTTGCAGCAGAGAGACTTGACGATGAGAACATCCATGTTGGCCCAAGTGATTATGTGCCATGGCAGAAGGATAACAAGATTTGCTTCATAAGGATGGAAGGCAGGCTGTTTGGCGATGTGCCAATGAATTTAGAGTTGAGATTGTCAGTTGAAGACTCTCCAAACTCTGCAGGCGTCGTAATAGATGGTATAAGATGCTTAAAGCTTGCATTGGATAGAAATATAGGCGGTGTGTTAGAAGCTCCAAGCGCTTACTTCTGCAAACATCCACTTAAGCAGTTTAACGACGATGAAGCTTATCAGTTAGTTGAAGAGTTTATCAAAGGCAACATAGGAGCGAAAATCCATGAAGTGTCTGATTATAGCAGCAGGAAAGGGAAGCAGGCTTCAGCATAA
- a CDS encoding tetratricopeptide repeat protein, whose product MSKLYDAIKKLENKKNQPETKDNPFVKPRKENNTKRLVVLGLVSFFLLFVGFFAVDKFTTHNVKKTKKVKSVVVKDTANARSIDNDTKQALKNKSVVEVKVNKIVKIQAKPKIERQEIKKPKTVEKSVYVAYKEEKPKTSKNKEPSVSVANLIEVAENGNDTESISAYKKLIKIFPENLDLYNNLAVRYMNLGKYDEAIKILKKALSIGDSVDVKLNYTLALVKVGRLKEAREVIRTIDVKEVKDKELYYALISVLFSRP is encoded by the coding sequence ATGAGTAAACTTTACGATGCTATAAAGAAACTCGAAAATAAAAAAAATCAACCAGAAACAAAAGATAACCCTTTTGTCAAACCAAGAAAAGAGAACAATACTAAAAGGTTGGTAGTTCTCGGTTTGGTAAGTTTTTTTCTTTTATTTGTTGGCTTTTTTGCTGTTGATAAGTTTACAACACATAACGTAAAAAAAACCAAGAAAGTGAAGTCTGTTGTTGTAAAAGATACAGCTAATGCCAGAAGTATTGATAACGATACAAAGCAGGCGTTGAAAAATAAATCTGTTGTTGAAGTTAAGGTTAATAAGATAGTAAAAATCCAAGCTAAACCAAAGATAGAAAGGCAAGAAATCAAAAAACCAAAAACGGTTGAAAAGAGTGTATATGTTGCCTATAAGGAAGAGAAACCTAAGACTTCAAAAAATAAAGAGCCATCTGTTTCTGTTGCTAATCTCATTGAAGTAGCTGAAAATGGTAATGATACGGAGTCTATATCGGCATATAAAAAGCTTATAAAGATATTCCCTGAAAATCTGGATTTATACAACAATCTTGCCGTGAGATATATGAATCTTGGAAAATACGATGAAGCGATTAAAATCTTGAAGAAGGCTCTCAGTATAGGTGATTCTGTTGATGTTAAGTTAAATTATACGCTTGCCCTTGTTAAGGTAGGAAGGTTGAAAGAAGCCAGAGAAGTGATTAGGACAATAGATGTTAAAGAAGTTAAAGATAAAGAGCTCTATTATGCTTTGATTTCTGTTCTCTTTTCTCGCCCTTGA
- a CDS encoding type II secretion system protein GspD, with product MLKLRRKINAILILLLIVVISNCSTVGNNKSVELPKNQYFKPLNEKKEQKKIDLSRFLKPVKKKISILDLAKVSIFSKSISYKDAIIQILKPYNLNVAFDSALSGYVSDPNISISLNNVSLRKALNTITGIVGVNWEKRGNVIWITPFVNKVFDLGFLGIVRSSQTVLGGDVLGGSSNSDNNVTTPLKGSFTLTSSSAKGSTDIYKVLEDNIKKMLSKQGTFSLDKASGILFVRDDASHMKMITDYIDAVRKAYSKQVMIEAKIIEINLKKQWQLGINWDFLAHSSKLNQTVNITQETIDFGTGHPAMTINISRIFHPGSYDVTFDSVIQALSQFGALKLISEPHIRVMNGQPALLSVGRSISFIKDIEVTTESTQGGTITTPTVDISSVFDGIMFGITPYIRDDGRVLLRIVPIKSNLVALQEKEISGNTYTLPIMDIREASSVVSVKNGDIIAVGGLISKTSQRQDSGVPILSDLPVVGSLFKQRQDLTDNIELIILLKPIIIQ from the coding sequence ATGTTGAAGCTACGCAGAAAAATTAATGCTATACTTATTCTATTGCTTATAGTTGTTATCTCTAACTGTTCAACTGTTGGTAATAATAAGAGCGTTGAACTTCCAAAAAATCAATATTTCAAACCACTAAATGAGAAAAAAGAGCAGAAAAAAATTGACTTAAGCAGATTTTTAAAACCCGTAAAGAAGAAGATAAGCATACTTGACCTTGCCAAGGTTAGTATATTTTCTAAATCTATATCGTATAAGGATGCTATTATTCAAATACTCAAGCCTTACAATCTCAATGTGGCGTTTGATAGTGCTTTGAGTGGATATGTAAGCGACCCAAATATAAGCATATCGTTAAACAATGTGAGCTTAAGAAAAGCTTTAAATACTATAACAGGAATTGTTGGTGTAAACTGGGAGAAGAGAGGTAATGTAATCTGGATAACGCCGTTTGTTAATAAAGTATTTGATTTGGGTTTTCTTGGAATTGTTAGGAGTTCTCAGACTGTGCTTGGTGGTGATGTTTTGGGCGGTTCTTCAAACTCTGATAACAATGTTACTACGCCCTTAAAGGGAAGTTTTACTCTTACTTCTTCATCTGCTAAGGGAAGCACTGATATTTATAAAGTGCTGGAAGATAATATCAAAAAGATGCTCTCAAAACAGGGAACATTTAGTTTAGATAAAGCGAGCGGCATCTTATTTGTTCGGGATGATGCTTCTCACATGAAGATGATAACCGACTATATAGATGCAGTGAGAAAGGCGTATTCAAAGCAAGTTATGATAGAGGCCAAAATAATAGAGATAAACTTGAAAAAGCAATGGCAATTGGGCATAAACTGGGATTTTTTGGCTCACTCTTCTAAACTAAATCAAACTGTTAATATAACCCAAGAGACAATAGATTTTGGAACGGGACATCCTGCTATGACGATAAACATATCGAGAATCTTCCACCCAGGAAGTTACGATGTAACATTTGATAGTGTTATTCAGGCTTTGAGCCAGTTTGGAGCACTAAAGCTGATAAGTGAACCACATATTAGAGTGATGAATGGACAGCCCGCCCTTCTTTCTGTTGGAAGGTCAATTAGCTTTATAAAGGATATAGAAGTGACGACAGAGAGTACACAGGGTGGAACTATAACAACTCCAACAGTTGATATATCGAGTGTATTTGATGGCATAATGTTTGGTATAACACCTTATATAAGAGATGATGGTAGGGTGCTTCTAAGGATTGTGCCTATAAAGAGTAATCTCGTTGCTTTGCAGGAAAAGGAAATATCCGGCAATACATACACTTTGCCTATTATGGATATAAGAGAAGCAAGCAGTGTTGTTTCAGTTAAAAATGGAGATATAATAGCAGTAGGTGGTTTAATAAGTAAAACGAGTCAAAGACAGGATAGTGGTGTGCCTATTCTTTCGGATTTACCTGTTGTTGGCAGTCTGTTTAAACAAAGACAGGATTTAACTGATAATATTGAGCTTATAATTTTGTTAAAACCTATCATTATCCAATGA
- a CDS encoding prepilin-type N-terminal cleavage/methylation domain-containing protein, which produces MRKKSAFTLIEMAIVLVILGLIIGIGIPMFKMLMQQNRLTKNRNAVERAKSSILGYVMTHYCIPRPVWKSVAGKNRRALPDGFGIKDAQGFDLIYDVDNSLNKIECNYGSFGSKTTFCDTINNLSTQHRLYIQSGSPYAFIVVSASLNYRFDRQNDIASTLGNNRRRTYEDPSHAYSENQDDVVDGYSIDEFVNLVKNKLGMCNSSSSGGSSSGGASAKSKLLTIASQIADKFSSYKKAPTKQELESQIDLPAGAKYKVSKNGKKSIITYDGEKATFIWGNNGLKRVIVR; this is translated from the coding sequence ATGAGAAAAAAGTCTGCTTTTACGCTGATAGAGATGGCGATAGTATTGGTTATACTCGGTTTGATAATAGGTATTGGTATCCCTATGTTTAAAATGTTAATGCAGCAGAATAGACTTACTAAAAACAGAAATGCAGTTGAAAGAGCAAAATCAAGCATTTTAGGTTATGTAATGACTCATTACTGTATCCCAAGACCAGTATGGAAAAGTGTAGCGGGAAAAAATAGAAGGGCTTTACCTGATGGTTTTGGTATAAAAGATGCTCAAGGATTTGATTTAATTTACGATGTAGATAATAGTTTGAACAAGATAGAGTGTAATTATGGTAGTTTTGGAAGTAAGACCACATTTTGCGATACGATAAACAATTTATCCACTCAGCATAGGCTTTATATACAGAGTGGTTCGCCTTATGCGTTTATAGTTGTCAGTGCAAGTTTGAATTATAGGTTTGATAGACAAAATGATATTGCATCAACTTTGGGTAATAATAGAAGAAGAACTTACGAAGATCCTTCGCATGCCTATTCAGAAAATCAGGATGATGTTGTTGATGGATACAGCATTGATGAGTTTGTAAATCTTGTGAAAAACAAGCTTGGGATGTGTAATAGTAGCTCTTCTGGTGGTTCATCTTCTGGCGGTGCTTCTGCTAAGTCCAAATTGCTTACAATTGCATCCCAGATAGCCGATAAGTTTTCAAGTTATAAAAAAGCACCGACGAAGCAAGAGCTTGAGAGTCAGATTGATTTACCTGCAGGTGCAAAGTATAAGGTGTCTAAAAATGGAAAAAAATCGATTATAACTTATGATGGTGAGAAAGCAACTTTTATTTGGGGCAATAATGGATTAAAAAGGGTTATTGTAAGATGA
- a CDS encoding ExeA family protein, with amino-acid sequence MNDSLSFFGFSDEPFKLTPDADYFYPSSSHEEALGLLSFFLKDGDGFAVLIGSPGTGKTTLIRRLLKSMPNNYTFAFIVTPMLSPAQLLKAILEDIGLKAADEFTENINMLQDYLLNLAKEKKKLLLIIDEAQSLPLESLEQIRLLSNIETNDFKPLQILLSGQPELEKIIKNKLSQLNQRITIRCYLKPLSKEETEEYIQYRFAKAGGSIPLDKKAKTLVFKISKGIPRLINSIMKRALLMAYAENRKSITKKDVVSAAESLELFSSKREMFYILAGIFFAIVLIAFVLFYFWRG; translated from the coding sequence ATGAACGACTCTCTCTCCTTTTTCGGCTTTTCTGATGAGCCGTTTAAGTTGACGCCTGATGCTGATTATTTCTATCCATCCAGTTCACACGAGGAAGCCTTAGGGCTTCTCTCTTTTTTTCTGAAAGATGGTGATGGCTTTGCTGTCCTAATAGGCTCACCTGGAACGGGAAAGACGACGCTTATAAGAAGATTGCTCAAATCCATGCCGAATAACTATACCTTTGCTTTTATCGTTACTCCAATGCTCTCTCCTGCTCAGCTTTTAAAGGCTATTTTGGAAGATATTGGATTGAAAGCAGCCGATGAATTTACCGAAAATATTAATATGCTTCAAGATTATCTGTTGAATCTTGCGAAGGAGAAGAAAAAGCTGCTTTTAATTATAGACGAAGCTCAGAGCTTGCCACTTGAGTCACTCGAGCAGATTAGACTGCTCTCAAATATAGAGACAAACGACTTTAAACCTTTACAGATTCTGCTTTCAGGTCAACCAGAACTTGAGAAGATAATAAAAAATAAGCTTAGTCAGCTCAATCAGAGAATTACAATACGCTGCTATCTTAAGCCTTTAAGCAAGGAAGAGACAGAAGAGTATATTCAATATAGGTTTGCAAAGGCTGGTGGTTCTATACCGTTGGACAAAAAGGCAAAAACTCTTGTTTTTAAGATAAGCAAAGGCATTCCGAGATTGATTAATAGTATCATGAAAAGAGCCCTTCTAATGGCTTATGCAGAGAACAGAAAGAGTATAACAAAAAAAGATGTTGTAAGTGCAGCAGAGTCTCTTGAGCTATTCTCTTCGAAAAGAGAGATGTTTTATATACTTGCGGGCATATTTTTTGCTATAGTTTTAATAGCTTTTGTCCTTTTCTATTTCTGGAGGGGCTAA
- a CDS encoding type II secretion system protein, with amino-acid sequence MLPKTKGKEGFTLVELAIVLVIIGLLLGAILKGQEMIKNAKMKRIKSDIDGIVAATYSYQDRYNYLPGDDPNDRSARPPAGLNATGCTGGNGDGHIYVVAGYDERICFWQELAGAGFISGDPTNHTNPQKISPYGTPYNVNYNKTLGKNYIYVNLPNEVIKYLDEKYDDGVYNTGDIRSNHKYTYTGMATMYWYAF; translated from the coding sequence ATGTTACCCAAGACGAAGGGTAAGGAAGGTTTTACACTGGTTGAGTTGGCTATTGTTTTAGTAATTATCGGTTTACTGTTGGGAGCTATTTTGAAGGGTCAGGAGATGATTAAGAATGCCAAAATGAAAAGGATAAAGAGTGATATAGACGGCATAGTTGCGGCGACTTACTCGTATCAGGATAGGTATAATTATTTGCCAGGGGATGATCCTAATGATAGAAGTGCGCGTCCACCAGCAGGATTGAATGCTACAGGATGTACAGGTGGTAACGGAGATGGCCATATATATGTAGTTGCTGGTTATGATGAGAGGATTTGTTTCTGGCAAGAGTTAGCAGGTGCTGGGTTTATATCGGGTGACCCAACAAATCATACAAATCCGCAAAAGATTAGTCCTTATGGTACACCCTATAATGTAAATTATAATAAGACACTAGGGAAAAATTACATATATGTCAATTTGCCTAATGAAGTTATAAAATATCTCGATGAAAAGTACGATGATGGCGTATATAATACAGGTGATATACGCTCTAATCATAAATATACTTACACTGGAATGGCAACAATGTATTGGTATGCATTTTAA